A section of the Microbacterium forte genome encodes:
- a CDS encoding exonuclease domain-containing protein produces MPLDFTAIDFETANSSPASACSVGLVRVRDGRIVATAGWLIRPPAGHDEFQEWNTKIHGIRAHDVRDAASWADQFDRLCAFAGADVLVAHNAGFDLNVLRRASEATGGDCPPYRSLCSLQVARKTYELESYRLPKAAEAAGFTGFSHHDALADALACAHIIIDAARRHGASDVFSLADALALRVTDPVIATPERAVA; encoded by the coding sequence GTGCCACTGGACTTCACCGCTATCGACTTCGAGACGGCGAATTCCAGCCCCGCCTCCGCCTGCTCCGTCGGCCTCGTGCGTGTGCGCGATGGCCGGATCGTCGCGACGGCCGGATGGCTGATCCGCCCGCCCGCCGGGCACGACGAGTTCCAGGAGTGGAACACGAAGATCCACGGCATCCGGGCGCACGATGTGCGGGACGCCGCGAGCTGGGCGGATCAGTTCGACCGCCTGTGCGCCTTCGCAGGTGCAGATGTGCTCGTGGCGCACAACGCGGGCTTCGACCTCAATGTGCTCCGCCGCGCGTCAGAGGCCACGGGTGGCGATTGCCCGCCGTATCGCTCGCTGTGCAGCCTGCAGGTGGCGCGCAAGACCTACGAGCTCGAGTCGTACCGTCTTCCGAAGGCCGCCGAGGCCGCCGGTTTCACCGGATTCTCGCACCATGACGCGCTCGCTGACGCGCTCGCCTGCGCGCACATCATCATCGATGCCGCCCGCCGGCACGGCGCGTCCGACGTCTTCTCCCTGGCCGATGCGCTCGCGCTGCGTGTGACCGATCCGGTCATCGCCACTCCGGAGCGCGCGGTCGCCTGA
- a CDS encoding Fe-S cluster assembly protein HesB, whose translation MLTLTDNATAIVNTLVSRQTDATDAGLRIHSTPTAGPDGGARLAVLVTPDPEPDDRVVEVAGTRLFLDEAAAAALDEKVLDAGVDDEGSVSFAVLPQVA comes from the coding sequence GTGCTCACCCTCACCGATAACGCCACCGCAATCGTGAACACCCTCGTCAGCCGTCAGACCGACGCCACCGACGCAGGCCTTCGCATCCATTCCACGCCTACTGCCGGCCCGGACGGGGGCGCACGCCTCGCGGTCCTCGTGACCCCGGACCCCGAGCCCGACGACCGGGTGGTCGAGGTCGCCGGCACCCGACTCTTCCTCGACGAGGCCGCTGCCGCAGCGCTCGATGAGAAGGTGCTCGACGCCGGTGTCGACGACGAAGGCTCTGTGTCCTTCGCGGTTCTCCCGCAGGTCGCCTGA
- a CDS encoding alpha/beta fold hydrolase: MTDTQIFEPEGRAIPFVDEGDGPVKLVLIQEQGLAADVLGVAAHYLAEEAGFHVLRIGHRSESEATLDERVEDVIAVIDHVGIEDTWVGGHGFGGTIARALVSAHSDRANGLLLLGVEDVDIAVAPAIPVLIVQGTEDTDTPAANAEALQATIPDRSSIKTIAGDHLFPMHHPIETGVIIEEYLDWD; the protein is encoded by the coding sequence ATGACCGATACCCAGATCTTCGAGCCAGAGGGCCGCGCCATCCCCTTCGTGGACGAGGGAGACGGCCCCGTGAAGCTGGTTCTGATCCAGGAGCAGGGGCTCGCCGCCGACGTTCTGGGCGTCGCCGCGCACTACCTCGCCGAGGAGGCGGGCTTCCACGTGCTGCGGATCGGGCACCGGTCGGAGTCCGAGGCGACGCTCGACGAGCGCGTCGAGGACGTCATCGCCGTGATCGATCACGTGGGCATCGAAGACACCTGGGTCGGCGGTCACGGCTTCGGCGGCACGATCGCACGTGCGCTGGTGTCAGCGCACAGCGACCGGGCCAACGGCCTGCTGCTGCTCGGTGTCGAGGACGTCGACATCGCGGTCGCACCGGCGATCCCCGTGCTCATCGTGCAGGGGACCGAAGACACCGACACCCCCGCAGCGAACGCAGAAGCACTGCAGGCGACGATCCCTGACCGGTCGAGCATCAAGACGATCGCGGGCGACCACCTGTTCCCGATGCACCACCCGATCGAGACCGGCGTGATCATCGAGGAATACCTGGACTGGGACTGA
- a CDS encoding GNAT family N-acetyltransferase, with amino-acid sequence MTKSERAQTDIDENASDVVIGPVSESDAGEVLTLQRAAFVSEAQIYGSADMPPLTQTLPEVEAELRSSRGLTARQNGRLVGVIRFVEADGVLLIGRIAIAPDMQGEGIGRTLLDAAERSSTAREAELFTGSLSEANIRLYKACGYEEAERVPQGDGTEQVFLRKPLHQVGDPSEPGASG; translated from the coding sequence GTGACGAAATCAGAGAGAGCACAGACGGACATCGACGAGAACGCATCGGACGTGGTGATCGGGCCCGTCTCAGAATCGGATGCGGGCGAGGTGCTCACCCTTCAAAGGGCGGCGTTCGTCTCGGAGGCGCAGATCTACGGCAGCGCCGACATGCCTCCGCTGACCCAGACCCTGCCCGAAGTCGAGGCCGAGCTGCGGTCGAGCAGGGGGCTGACAGCCCGCCAGAACGGCCGTCTGGTGGGAGTGATCCGATTCGTCGAAGCCGACGGAGTGCTGCTGATCGGCCGGATAGCGATAGCCCCCGACATGCAGGGCGAGGGCATCGGACGCACGCTGCTCGACGCGGCCGAGCGTTCGTCGACGGCCCGTGAAGCCGAGCTCTTCACCGGCAGCCTGAGCGAGGCGAACATACGTCTTTACAAGGCGTGCGGCTATGAAGAGGCGGAGCGGGTGCCCCAGGGCGACGGAACCGAGCAGGTGTTCCTGAGAAAACCTCTGCATCAGGTGGGAGACCCCTCCGAACCGGGCGCGTCGGGTTGA
- a CDS encoding GNAT family N-acetyltransferase has translation MRLTNVTHLRLPFGRLWGYDVSASGLGRRIPVSFDQRLHVGAGDRSGSWMALSFRLPAATRRESIADAWLAVVARHGTLRSAFAPGADGDPVLHEIEIGPGSWVEHQVAPGQAVNDALRDILDAACSPYQHPSHRLCVLETAAGLTVVIAADHAHVDMWSMLVIARDLLSALDAERAGATPMPGAAPAFVEHTQALLDRDAAPDHVRQRWKAIIEDSGGVMPQFPLPLGTPEPHRERVEVRDVFDVDDAAAFAVQARDDGVSTLARAVVAMTAVTRELAGTPLRAVFPVHSRFEDTWHDSVGWFITNSVLESDVAEPRAAAAAVKEAVQLGAWPLADVLAPWGGMPVAPGMFAISWLDLRRLPVRIDSVALDAQYVSAATDTDGVMLWFILDESGLHLRCRYPDTAEARANVGGWLDLLVARLQADARSSVRGRLQVADRTFRLERASRDDIEAIAALLLDDQFGSDRESVELERYEAAFSAVARDSSHYLGVVRDSADHMVATMQLTVIPGLSRGGSTRLQIEGLRVAPGERSRGLGTAMLEWAHEFGRARGARLAQVTTDEARDRTRAFYTRLGYQTAHVGLKRHI, from the coding sequence ATGCGACTGACCAACGTCACGCACCTCCGCCTCCCGTTCGGACGGCTCTGGGGGTATGACGTGAGCGCGTCTGGGCTCGGGCGACGCATCCCCGTGTCATTCGATCAGCGACTCCATGTCGGAGCAGGCGACCGATCGGGCTCCTGGATGGCACTGTCCTTCCGGCTGCCTGCAGCGACTCGACGCGAGTCGATCGCCGATGCCTGGCTGGCTGTCGTCGCTCGCCACGGCACGCTGCGATCGGCATTCGCGCCCGGTGCTGACGGCGATCCCGTGCTTCACGAGATCGAGATCGGCCCCGGAAGCTGGGTCGAGCATCAGGTCGCCCCCGGCCAGGCAGTCAACGATGCCTTGCGGGACATCCTCGACGCGGCATGTTCGCCGTACCAGCATCCTTCGCATCGCCTGTGCGTGTTGGAGACCGCTGCGGGGCTCACGGTCGTGATCGCGGCGGACCACGCGCACGTCGACATGTGGTCGATGCTGGTGATCGCGCGCGACCTGCTGTCTGCGCTCGACGCCGAGAGGGCAGGCGCGACACCGATGCCGGGGGCGGCGCCGGCGTTCGTCGAACACACGCAAGCATTGCTCGATCGGGATGCTGCGCCAGACCACGTTCGTCAGCGATGGAAAGCCATCATCGAGGACAGCGGCGGTGTGATGCCGCAGTTCCCGTTGCCGCTCGGCACGCCCGAGCCGCATCGTGAGCGCGTGGAAGTGCGCGATGTGTTCGACGTCGACGACGCCGCAGCCTTTGCCGTGCAGGCGCGTGACGACGGCGTCTCGACCCTCGCACGCGCGGTGGTCGCGATGACCGCGGTGACGCGCGAGTTGGCGGGCACCCCGCTTCGAGCCGTGTTTCCCGTGCACAGCCGCTTCGAGGACACGTGGCATGACTCGGTCGGCTGGTTCATCACCAACTCCGTCCTCGAGTCGGACGTCGCCGAGCCGCGCGCGGCGGCGGCCGCGGTGAAAGAGGCGGTGCAACTCGGTGCGTGGCCGCTCGCCGACGTACTCGCTCCGTGGGGTGGCATGCCCGTAGCGCCTGGGATGTTCGCGATCTCATGGCTGGACCTGCGCAGGCTGCCTGTGCGAATCGACTCCGTCGCGCTCGACGCCCAGTATGTCAGCGCGGCGACCGACACCGACGGCGTCATGCTGTGGTTCATCCTCGATGAGTCGGGCCTGCACCTGCGATGCCGCTATCCCGATACCGCTGAGGCTCGCGCCAACGTCGGCGGGTGGCTCGACCTGCTTGTGGCCAGACTGCAGGCGGACGCGCGGTCCTCTGTCCGTGGGCGACTGCAGGTCGCCGACCGGACCTTCCGGCTCGAGCGTGCGAGCCGCGATGACATCGAGGCCATCGCCGCACTGCTGCTCGATGATCAATTCGGCTCGGACCGTGAGAGCGTCGAGCTCGAGCGATATGAAGCCGCCTTCAGCGCGGTCGCTCGCGACAGTTCCCACTATCTGGGGGTTGTCCGCGACAGTGCCGACCACATGGTCGCCACGATGCAACTCACCGTCATCCCCGGCCTCTCGCGCGGTGGTTCGACCCGATTGCAGATCGAGGGACTGCGGGTTGCGCCGGGGGAGCGGTCACGGGGCTTGGGCACGGCGATGCTCGAGTGGGCACACGAATTCGGTCGCGCGCGGGGCGCGCGACTGGCGCAGGTGACCACAGACGAAGCACGGGATCGGACTCGCGCCTTCTATACCCGACTCGGATATCAGACTGCCCACGTCGGGCTGAAACGGCACATCTAG
- a CDS encoding N(5)-(carboxyethyl)ornithine synthase, with protein sequence MENERRLPLHPRHLDRIDADIRARMIVERGYGTDFQLEPGYVEARVGRVADRAEVLASADVLLLPKPQLADVAELAEGRILWGWPHCVQDAALTQTAIDSRLTLIAFEAMNHWTSQGDMSLHVFHKNNELAGYCSVIHALSLVGSTGDYGPRLRAVVIGFGATARGAVTALNAHGVHDIEVLTQRGAAAVGSPIHNSHLTQLNTDDGPTHLSTVETEDGPVLLPDFLATYDIVVNCTLQDVAAPLTYLRTEDLDRFASGSLIIDVSCDEGMGFEWAIPTSFEEPMFTVGQGVNYYAVDHSPSYLWNSATWDISEALLPFLRTVLSGPEAWAENSTLTRAIEIRQGVIQNPSILSFQGRDATYPHPLVA encoded by the coding sequence ATGGAGAACGAGCGGCGCCTCCCCCTCCATCCCCGCCATCTCGACCGCATCGACGCAGACATTCGTGCTCGCATGATCGTCGAGCGCGGCTACGGCACCGACTTCCAGCTCGAGCCCGGCTACGTCGAAGCCCGCGTGGGACGCGTCGCCGATCGCGCCGAGGTGCTCGCCTCCGCCGACGTCCTGCTGCTGCCCAAACCGCAGCTCGCAGACGTCGCCGAGCTCGCCGAGGGGCGGATCCTCTGGGGCTGGCCGCACTGCGTGCAGGATGCGGCCCTCACGCAGACCGCGATCGACAGCCGCCTCACACTGATCGCGTTCGAGGCCATGAACCACTGGACCTCACAGGGCGACATGAGTCTGCACGTCTTCCACAAGAACAACGAGCTGGCCGGTTACTGCTCGGTCATCCATGCTCTGAGCCTCGTCGGTTCGACCGGCGACTACGGGCCGCGACTTCGCGCCGTCGTCATCGGTTTCGGCGCGACGGCACGAGGTGCAGTGACCGCACTGAACGCGCACGGAGTCCACGACATCGAAGTCCTCACGCAGCGCGGGGCAGCGGCGGTGGGCTCCCCCATCCACAACTCTCATCTCACCCAGCTCAACACCGACGACGGGCCCACGCACCTCAGCACAGTCGAGACGGAGGACGGCCCCGTGCTCCTCCCCGATTTCCTGGCGACGTACGACATCGTCGTCAACTGCACCCTGCAGGACGTCGCAGCGCCGTTGACGTATCTGCGAACCGAGGACCTCGACCGATTCGCATCGGGCAGCCTGATCATCGACGTCTCCTGCGACGAGGGCATGGGCTTCGAATGGGCCATCCCGACGTCGTTCGAGGAGCCGATGTTCACGGTGGGTCAGGGCGTGAACTACTACGCCGTCGATCACAGCCCGTCATACCTGTGGAATTCCGCCACGTGGGACATCAGCGAAGCGCTGCTGCCCTTCCTCCGCACCGTGCTCTCGGGTCCCGAAGCATGGGCTGAGAACTCGACGCTCACACGCGCGATCGAGATCCGCCAGGGAGTGATCCAGAACCCCAGCATCCTGAGCTTCCAGGGCCGAGACGCCACCTACCCGCACCCCCTCGTCGCGTAG
- the ychF gene encoding redox-regulated ATPase YchF: protein MALTIGIVGLPNVGKSTLFNALTKNDVLAANYPFATIEPNVGVVNLPDPRLDKLAEIFGSERILPAAVSFVDIAGIVRGASEGEGLGNKFLANIREADAIAQVVRGFADDDVVHVDGAVNPASDMETINAELMLADLETVDKAITRYEKEVRGKKIEPVVLETAHAAKDALERGVLLSVAGIDLTPIRELGLLTAKPVIFVFNVDEGVLTNDARKAELAALVAPAKAIFLDAKIESELIDLDPEDAAELLASTGQDESGLDQLARIGFDTLGLQTYLTAGPKEARAWTIPKGSKAPQAAGVIHTDFEKGFIKAEIVSFDDLVETGSVVEARSKGKARLEGKDYVMQDGDVVEFRFNN, encoded by the coding sequence GTGGCTCTCACTATCGGAATCGTCGGCCTGCCCAATGTCGGCAAGTCCACCCTTTTCAACGCTCTCACCAAGAACGACGTGCTCGCGGCGAACTACCCGTTCGCGACGATCGAGCCGAACGTCGGGGTGGTGAATCTTCCCGATCCGCGTCTCGACAAGCTCGCCGAGATCTTCGGCAGCGAGCGCATCCTGCCCGCAGCGGTGTCGTTCGTCGACATCGCCGGTATCGTGCGCGGTGCCAGCGAGGGCGAGGGGCTCGGCAACAAGTTCCTCGCGAACATCCGCGAGGCCGATGCGATCGCCCAGGTCGTGCGCGGTTTCGCAGATGACGATGTCGTGCACGTCGACGGCGCGGTCAACCCGGCATCCGACATGGAGACCATCAACGCCGAGCTCATGCTCGCCGACCTCGAGACCGTCGACAAGGCGATCACGCGGTACGAGAAGGAGGTGCGCGGCAAGAAGATCGAGCCCGTCGTCCTCGAGACCGCCCACGCGGCCAAGGACGCCCTCGAGCGCGGTGTGCTGCTGTCTGTCGCCGGCATCGATCTGACCCCGATCCGCGAGCTCGGGCTTCTCACGGCCAAGCCGGTCATCTTCGTCTTCAACGTCGACGAGGGCGTGCTCACGAACGATGCGCGCAAGGCGGAGCTCGCCGCTTTGGTCGCTCCGGCGAAGGCGATCTTCCTCGACGCGAAGATCGAGTCCGAGCTGATCGACCTCGACCCCGAGGATGCCGCAGAGCTGCTCGCGTCGACCGGCCAGGACGAGTCCGGTCTCGACCAGCTCGCCCGCATCGGCTTCGACACCCTCGGTCTGCAGACCTACCTCACCGCTGGCCCCAAAGAGGCTCGCGCGTGGACGATCCCCAAGGGATCCAAGGCGCCGCAGGCTGCCGGCGTCATCCACACCGACTTCGAGAAGGGCTTCATCAAGGCCGAGATCGTCTCGTTCGACGACCTCGTCGAGACCGGCTCCGTCGTCGAAGCCCGATCCAAGGGCAAGGCCCGCCTCGAGGGCAAGGACTACGTCATGCAGGACGGCGACGTGGTGGAGTTCCGCTTCAACAACTGA
- a CDS encoding isochorismatase family protein, which translates to MAASGRTVVLAIDLQAGVTPGCFDEQGVLSRAAALVDRARAAGVPVVWVHHDPVGVGTPEWELAAPLHRAEGEPLVCKDYRDSFADTTLRATLDELGATRLVITGAQSDFCVRTTTQRAAAEGYDVTLVSDAHTTVDTEWDGVPISGEQIVAHTNMYFSGLRYPEQEFGIATHDQVVL; encoded by the coding sequence ATGGCAGCATCTGGCCGCACCGTCGTCCTCGCGATCGATCTGCAGGCCGGAGTGACACCCGGGTGCTTCGACGAACAGGGCGTGCTCTCCCGCGCCGCAGCCCTGGTCGACAGAGCTCGCGCAGCCGGAGTGCCCGTCGTCTGGGTGCATCACGACCCCGTCGGCGTGGGCACGCCTGAATGGGAGCTGGCGGCTCCACTGCATCGCGCCGAGGGCGAGCCCCTCGTGTGCAAGGACTACCGGGACTCGTTCGCAGACACGACCCTGCGAGCGACGCTCGACGAGCTGGGTGCGACGCGTCTGGTGATCACCGGCGCGCAGTCCGACTTCTGCGTGCGCACCACCACGCAGCGCGCAGCAGCCGAGGGGTACGACGTCACGCTCGTGAGCGACGCGCACACCACGGTCGACACCGAATGGGACGGCGTGCCGATCTCGGGCGAGCAGATCGTCGCACACACCAACATGTACTTCTCAGGACTGCGGTATCCGGAGCAGGAGTTCGGGATCGCGACGCACGATCAGGTCGTTCTCTGA
- a CDS encoding LysR family transcriptional regulator, whose product MKLALLRRYVVVAETLHFPRAAKQLGIPLASLYTSLDKLEDEVGHTLINREGTPRLTSVGELFLVEAQATVAAAPPPAPKTVGPAGGKAKASKGKGRAPVVKGQPKPYKKRQGR is encoded by the coding sequence ATGAAGCTGGCACTGCTCCGTCGCTACGTCGTCGTCGCCGAGACGCTGCACTTCCCCCGAGCCGCCAAGCAGCTGGGCATCCCCCTGGCATCGCTCTACACCTCTCTCGACAAGCTCGAGGACGAGGTGGGACACACCCTGATCAACCGCGAAGGGACACCGAGGCTGACGAGCGTCGGCGAGCTGTTCCTCGTCGAGGCTCAGGCGACTGTGGCCGCTGCTCCCCCGCCCGCGCCGAAGACGGTGGGCCCGGCCGGCGGCAAGGCCAAGGCGTCGAAGGGCAAAGGCCGTGCGCCCGTCGTGAAGGGGCAGCCGAAGCCCTACAAGAAGCGTCAGGGGCGCTGA
- a CDS encoding ABC-F family ATP-binding cassette domain-containing protein — protein sequence MTATLVAQNLAGGYGHRILFEGLDLTVAPGDVIGVVGANGAGKSTLLRLLAGVDAPMGGSISLAPSDAFVGWLPQEHERVEGETVAEYIARRTGCAAATRDMDAAAAALGDPTLAPAGTDPADTYSQALDRWLASGAADLDERIPAVLADLGLPSGSGVAADALMTGLSGGQAARVGLAALLLSRFDIVFLDEPTNDLDLDGLDRLESFVRGLRGGVVLVSHDREFLARSVTRVLELDLAQGSNRLYGGGYDAFIEERAVVRRHLREKYDEFADKKADLVSRARTQREWSSQGVRNAMRKSPDNDKIKRKASAESSEKQAQKVRQMESRIARLDEVEEPRKEWQLEFTIGSAPRSSSVVSTLSGAVFRQGTFTMGPLSLQIDAGDRIGITGPNGAGKSTLLRALLGRQEPVEGTASLGSSVQIGEIDQARSLLTGDAALADAFEALVPELTSAEVRTLLAKFGLRADHVTRPVGALSPGERTRAALALLQARGVNLLVLDEPTNHLDLPAIEQLEQALESYAGTLLLVTHDRRMLEAVQTNRRWSVENGQVSEV from the coding sequence ATGACCGCCACCCTCGTCGCCCAGAACCTGGCAGGCGGCTACGGCCACCGCATCCTCTTCGAGGGGCTCGATCTGACGGTCGCTCCTGGCGACGTGATCGGCGTCGTCGGGGCGAACGGAGCGGGCAAATCAACGCTTCTCCGCCTTCTCGCCGGCGTGGACGCGCCGATGGGAGGGTCGATCTCGCTCGCACCCAGCGACGCGTTCGTCGGGTGGCTGCCACAGGAGCACGAGCGAGTGGAAGGTGAGACGGTCGCGGAGTACATCGCGCGCCGCACCGGGTGCGCGGCGGCGACGCGAGATATGGATGCGGCTGCGGCGGCGCTCGGAGACCCGACGCTCGCGCCGGCGGGCACAGACCCGGCCGACACCTACTCTCAGGCGCTCGACCGGTGGCTCGCAAGCGGGGCGGCCGATCTCGACGAACGCATCCCTGCCGTGCTCGCCGACCTCGGGCTCCCGAGCGGCAGCGGTGTCGCGGCTGATGCGCTCATGACGGGGCTCTCGGGTGGTCAGGCTGCTCGCGTCGGGCTCGCGGCGTTGCTGCTGTCGCGCTTCGACATCGTGTTCCTCGACGAGCCGACCAACGATCTCGACCTCGATGGGCTCGATCGACTCGAGTCGTTCGTCCGCGGACTCCGTGGCGGTGTCGTGCTCGTCAGCCACGACCGCGAGTTCCTGGCGCGCAGCGTGACTCGTGTGCTCGAGCTCGATCTCGCACAGGGATCGAATCGCCTCTACGGCGGCGGCTACGACGCCTTCATCGAAGAACGAGCCGTCGTGCGCCGGCACCTGCGGGAGAAGTACGACGAGTTCGCCGACAAGAAGGCCGACCTCGTCTCGCGTGCCCGCACCCAGCGCGAGTGGTCGAGCCAGGGTGTGCGCAACGCGATGAGGAAGTCGCCGGACAACGACAAGATCAAGCGCAAGGCGTCAGCCGAGTCGAGCGAGAAGCAGGCGCAGAAGGTGCGTCAGATGGAGAGCCGGATCGCGCGCCTCGACGAGGTCGAGGAGCCCCGCAAGGAGTGGCAGCTGGAGTTCACGATCGGTTCGGCGCCTCGATCGAGCAGTGTGGTGTCCACGCTCAGCGGTGCGGTGTTCCGGCAGGGGACCTTCACCATGGGGCCGCTTTCGCTGCAGATCGATGCCGGCGACCGCATCGGCATCACCGGCCCGAACGGTGCCGGCAAGTCGACGCTGCTGCGAGCTCTTCTCGGGCGGCAGGAGCCGGTCGAGGGGACGGCGAGTCTCGGGAGCAGCGTGCAGATCGGCGAGATCGATCAGGCCCGATCCTTGCTCACCGGTGACGCGGCGCTCGCGGACGCGTTCGAGGCTCTCGTTCCCGAGCTGACATCGGCGGAGGTGCGCACCCTGCTGGCCAAATTCGGCCTCAGAGCCGACCACGTCACCCGCCCCGTCGGCGCCCTGTCTCCGGGCGAGCGCACCCGGGCGGCGCTGGCGCTGCTGCAGGCGCGCGGAGTCAACCTGCTGGTGCTCGACGAACCCACGAACCACCTCGATCTGCCGGCCATCGAGCAGCTCGAGCAGGCGCTCGAGTCGTACGCGGGCACGCTGCTGCTCGTGACGCACGACCGGCGGATGCTGGAGGCCGTGCAGACGAACCGTCGATGGAGCGTCGAGAACGGCCAGGTGAGCGAGGTCTGA
- a CDS encoding alpha/beta fold hydrolase produces MPTFEVPGAELAVSLSDEGGHPVVQLHGLTSSRARDRVLNLDLGRGLSGTRLLRYDARGHGRSTGRKIPEDYRWHNLAEDLLRLLDHWFPGERVHGVGPSMGAATLLHAASLEPDRFTGLTLMVPPTAWDTRPDQAANYRAAAALIESDGVEAFHAATRGSVPPPATVGAPETWPDVADALLPSLLRGAALSDLPAPEAVAQIDVPTTILAWVDDPGHPLSTAESLAALLPNATLAVARTPGDVEAWPEVLRQDVERRG; encoded by the coding sequence ATGCCCACTTTCGAGGTGCCCGGAGCCGAGCTGGCTGTGTCCTTGAGCGATGAAGGCGGACACCCGGTGGTCCAGCTGCACGGTCTCACGTCGAGCCGTGCCCGCGATCGAGTGCTCAATCTCGATCTGGGTCGAGGGCTCAGCGGAACACGACTGCTGCGATACGACGCACGCGGCCATGGCAGGTCGACGGGGCGAAAGATCCCCGAGGACTACCGCTGGCACAACCTCGCCGAGGATCTTCTGCGATTGCTCGATCACTGGTTCCCGGGCGAACGCGTCCATGGAGTCGGCCCCTCCATGGGCGCCGCGACGCTCTTGCACGCCGCGTCGCTCGAGCCTGACCGCTTCACCGGGCTCACGCTCATGGTGCCGCCCACCGCGTGGGACACCAGACCCGATCAGGCCGCGAACTACCGAGCAGCGGCTGCGCTCATCGAGTCTGACGGTGTGGAAGCGTTCCACGCCGCCACGCGGGGATCAGTTCCGCCCCCGGCCACCGTCGGCGCCCCGGAGACATGGCCCGACGTCGCCGACGCTCTGTTGCCGTCGTTGCTGCGCGGCGCGGCCCTCAGCGACCTTCCTGCCCCTGAGGCCGTCGCGCAGATCGATGTGCCGACGACGATCTTGGCGTGGGTCGATGATCCAGGCCACCCGTTGTCGACCGCCGAATCCCTCGCCGCACTGCTCCCGAATGCAACTCTTGCGGTCGCTCGCACCCCGGGAGATGTCGAAGCGTGGCCCGAGGTCTTGCGTCAGGACGTCGAGCGTCGCGGCTAG
- a CDS encoding class I SAM-dependent methyltransferase, with protein sequence MSTERATSFGAEAANYEAGRPDYPFEAVAWMLDPMPHGSRRIADVGAGTGKLTRVLAQAPDAEVVAVDPDATMLETLRLSVPGVPTFQGTAERMPLPDASLDAVVLGQAWHWVQPAAASAELGRVVRTGGVLGLIWNIRDERVEWVRRLTDIMHSSPAENMVNGPGSDGPRIEAPFTHVEKQQWEWTRAMSRTKLHQMALSRSYLITAPADERAEITRQMDDLFDELGLEGDSTIDLPYVTHAFRAVRA encoded by the coding sequence ATGAGTACCGAGCGAGCGACATCCTTCGGTGCCGAAGCCGCGAACTACGAGGCCGGGAGACCCGACTATCCCTTCGAAGCGGTCGCGTGGATGCTCGACCCGATGCCGCACGGTTCTCGTCGCATCGCCGATGTCGGCGCGGGAACGGGCAAGCTCACTCGCGTGCTCGCTCAGGCGCCGGACGCCGAGGTCGTGGCCGTCGACCCGGACGCCACCATGCTCGAGACCCTGCGTCTGAGCGTTCCCGGTGTTCCCACGTTCCAGGGGACCGCCGAGCGGATGCCGTTGCCCGACGCGAGCCTCGACGCCGTCGTGCTCGGTCAGGCGTGGCACTGGGTGCAGCCGGCAGCCGCGTCTGCCGAGCTCGGACGAGTCGTCCGCACCGGGGGAGTCCTCGGGTTGATCTGGAACATCCGCGACGAGCGCGTGGAGTGGGTTCGTCGCCTGACGGACATCATGCACAGCAGCCCGGCCGAGAACATGGTCAACGGCCCCGGGTCCGATGGTCCGCGCATCGAGGCGCCCTTCACGCACGTCGAGAAGCAGCAGTGGGAGTGGACGCGCGCGATGAGCAGGACGAAGTTGCACCAGATGGCGCTCTCACGCAGCTACCTCATCACCGCTCCCGCCGACGAACGCGCGGAGATCACGCGACAGATGGACGACCTGTTCGACGAGCTGGGGCTCGAGGGCGACTCGACGATCGACCTCCCCTACGTGACGCACGCGTTCCGCGCCGTGCGCGCCTGA